One genomic window of Microbaculum marinisediminis includes the following:
- a CDS encoding helix-turn-helix transcriptional regulator produces the protein MSHFSELPDTGFVRLTSILAPRGPIPVSKSTWWAGIKDGRYPQPVKLGPRITAWRVEDIRALIERGVA, from the coding sequence ATGTCGCATTTCTCCGAACTTCCCGACACCGGCTTCGTCCGGCTGACTTCCATCCTCGCCCCGCGCGGCCCGATCCCGGTCTCGAAGTCGACCTGGTGGGCCGGCATCAAGGACGGCCGCTATCCGCAACCGGTGAAGCTTGGCCCTCGCATTACCGCATGGCGGGTCGAGGACATTCGCGCACTGATCGAGCGCGGCGTTGCCTGA
- a CDS encoding tyrosine-type recombinase/integrase, with protein MKPKGRHPEKALNPARIRATTQPGRYADGNGLYLVVAPSGAKRWVLRTVVHGRRRDIGLGGLQLVSLSEAREQAVQLRKLARDGGDPLAEKRKVRTVVPTFAEAAVIVHADHKSAWRNSKHADQWINTLRDYAFPYIGDRRVDHIDTPEVLRVLSPIWLTKPETARRVRQRIGTVLDWAKAAGFRSEGNPVEGVSKGLPRQPDRKSHHAAMPYADVPEFVSRLREGGTSEINRLAFEFLILTAARTSEVLKAEWTEFDIEGALWTVPAARMKAKREHRVPLSARAVTVLKRAQELSGDSRFVFAGRSSDKPLSNMAFLMVLRRMNLPVTAHGFRSAFSDWSAERTNFPREVCEMALAHTVKNKAEAAYRRGDLLEKRRELMATWEAFLSSETSNIVPLRIG; from the coding sequence ATGAAGCCGAAAGGCCGCCACCCCGAAAAGGCGCTCAATCCCGCCCGGATCAGAGCGACAACGCAGCCCGGCCGGTATGCAGACGGCAACGGGTTGTATCTGGTCGTTGCCCCGTCCGGCGCGAAGCGGTGGGTGCTCCGCACAGTCGTGCATGGCAGGCGACGGGATATCGGTTTGGGCGGGCTACAGCTTGTGTCCCTCTCTGAGGCCCGCGAACAGGCGGTGCAGCTCCGCAAGCTGGCACGGGATGGCGGCGACCCGCTCGCGGAGAAGCGCAAAGTGCGGACCGTCGTGCCTACCTTCGCCGAAGCCGCCGTGATTGTGCATGCGGACCACAAGAGCGCGTGGAGGAATTCAAAGCACGCCGATCAATGGATCAATACGCTCCGCGACTATGCCTTTCCCTATATCGGCGACCGTCGGGTGGATCACATCGACACGCCCGAAGTACTGCGTGTCCTTTCACCGATATGGCTGACGAAACCTGAAACAGCTCGACGTGTGCGCCAGCGCATTGGGACGGTTCTGGATTGGGCGAAGGCGGCCGGTTTCCGGTCCGAGGGCAACCCTGTGGAAGGCGTCTCCAAGGGCTTGCCGCGCCAACCGGACCGGAAGTCTCACCATGCGGCGATGCCCTATGCCGACGTGCCGGAATTCGTCAGCAGGTTGAGAGAGGGCGGGACATCCGAAATCAATCGGCTCGCCTTCGAGTTTCTCATTCTCACGGCGGCGCGCACCAGTGAGGTCCTAAAAGCCGAGTGGACAGAGTTTGATATTGAAGGCGCGCTCTGGACGGTTCCAGCCGCTCGCATGAAGGCCAAGCGCGAGCACCGCGTACCGCTGTCAGCGCGGGCGGTAACGGTCCTGAAGCGGGCGCAGGAACTATCCGGCGACAGTCGCTTCGTCTTCGCGGGCCGTTCATCCGACAAGCCGCTTTCCAACATGGCCTTCCTAATGGTGCTGAGGCGGATGAACCTTCCGGTTACCGCGCACGGCTTCCGCTCCGCATTCAGTGATTGGTCGGCGGAGCGAACCAACTTCCCGCGTGAAGTCTGCGAAATGGCGCTCGCGCATACCGTGAAAAACAAGGCCGAAGCCGCCTACCGTCGCGGCGACCTGTTGGAAAAGCGGCGAGAGCTAATGGCGACCTGGGAAGCTTTTTTAAGTTCGGAGACGTCCAATATAGTTCCACTGCGAATCGGGTGA
- a CDS encoding helix-turn-helix domain-containing protein: protein MAGRGHSRTDRARRCLTMGRHRAGLRGIRIHRSYDIAEAARAMGVSRGTVRRWIKAGLPVLRDQRPYLILGSDIVDFHTSRSGPKQKCAPHECYCVKCRAPRSPAAGMAEYIPLSASSGNLRGICPECGTLMHRRVAVAALAALRRKLDLSIAQGTEPIGDMPIPCPIDHIDNRANDHAKAPPSQ from the coding sequence ATGGCGGGTCGAGGACATTCGCGCACTGATCGAGCGCGGCGTTGCCTGACGATGGGCCGCCACCGCGCTGGACTTCGAGGGATACGAATCCACCGGAGTTACGATATCGCCGAAGCCGCCCGCGCAATGGGTGTCAGTCGCGGCACGGTACGTAGATGGATCAAAGCCGGGCTGCCCGTGCTTCGGGACCAGAGACCCTACCTGATCCTCGGCAGCGATATCGTCGACTTTCACACCAGCAGGTCCGGGCCTAAGCAGAAGTGCGCGCCGCACGAATGCTATTGCGTCAAGTGCCGTGCACCGAGATCGCCGGCCGCCGGCATGGCCGAATATATCCCCTTGTCAGCCTCCAGCGGGAACCTGCGCGGGATCTGCCCCGAGTGCGGCACTCTCATGCATCGCCGGGTGGCGGTGGCTGCTTTGGCCGCTCTCCGCCGCAAACTCGACCTGTCAATTGCGCAAGGGACGGAACCCATAGGCGATATGCCAATCCCCTGCCCAATTGATCACATCGACAACCGAGCAAACGACCATGCGAAAGCACCACCCTCGCAATGA